The window ATCGGCCAGGAGCATGCGCGGGTCCTGGACGTGGAGACCGTGCGGAAGGCCTTCGCCTCGGTGACCTCGCCCGGCCGCATGGAGGTCGTGCGGCGCAGCCCGACGGTGGTCCTGGACGCGGCGCACAACCCGGCGGGTGCGGCGGCCACCGCGGACGCGGTCACCGAGTCGTTCGGCTTCAGCCGGCTGATCGGGGTCGTCGCCGCGAGCGAGGGCAAGGACGTCCGCGGGGTGCTGGAGGCCTTCGAGCCGATCTTCGCGGAGGTGGTGGTGACGGAGAACTCCAGCCACCGCTCGATGGGCGCGGACGAGCTGGCGGCCGTCGCGGTCGAGGTCTTCGGCGGGGACCGGGTGCAGGTGGAGCCGCGGCTGGACGACGCCCTGGAGGCGGCGATCACCCTGGCGGAGGAAGAGGCCGAGTACGGAGGGGCCGGGGTCCTGGTGACCGGTTCCGTGATCACGGTGGGCGAGGCCCGCCTGCTGCTGAAGAGGGGCTGAGGATGCGCACGCTGTGTGCGAGCACGCTGATCGGCGAGTTCTTCGTGATCGGCTTCGCGGGGCTGGTGGCGATGAAGGACCCCGACCTGACCCAGGCCACGGTCTGGACGGTGTGCGGGATCACGATGCTGCTGTCGGTGCTGCTCTGCGGGATGCTGTCGCGTCCCGGGGCGGTCCAGCTGGGCTGGGCCCTGCAGATCGGCCTGATCGCGAGCGGGTTCGTCGTTCCGACGATGTTCTTCCTCGGCGCGGTGTTCGCCGGCCTGTGGTGGTGCTCGGTGCACTACGGCCGCAGGATCGACACGATCAAGGCGCGCTGGGCTGCCGAGCAGGAGGCTTCCGGGGCATCCGGGACGCCTGACGCTGCGTGACGGGTCCCTCAGGGCCGGCCCGCCGGTCCGACCCCGACGGCCCTGTAGATTCGTCCTACCGCACCCGTATGCCGCAAGGAGCCGCAACATGACCCAGCGCACCCTCGTCCTGCTCAAGCCCGACGCCGTCCGTCGTGGTCTGGTCGGCGAGATCATCGGCCGGATCGAGCGGAAGGCCGGCTGGACCATTCCCGCACTGGAGCTGCGCACGCTGGACCAGGAGACCCTGGAGACGCACTACGGGGAGCACAAGGGCAAGCCGTTCTACGAGCCCCTCATGGGCTTCATGGCCAGCGGCCCGGTCGTCGCCCTGGTCGTCGAAGGGGAACGCGTGATCGAGGGTGTCCGCCAGCTGGCCGGACCGACTGACCCGATCGCCGCGGCGCCCGGCTCCATCCGGGGTGATTTCGGCACCGTCACCCGGGAGAACCTGATCCACGCCTCGGACTCCGAGGAGTCCGCCGAGCGCGAGCTGAAGCTGTTCTTCCCCTCTCTCTGAGCACTCTTCCCTGACATAACATCAGCCGAATAGCGCTCATGACCTGGGGCGACCGAAGTAATTTCGGTCGCCCTTCGGTATTTCCGGGCCCGAGCGGGAACGCCTGGGCAGGACACGTCGTCACCACTAAGGGGGCGGGTATCCATTCCGGCGGGATTGCCGGAGTCCCGTCGCGCGGTGTCCGTACTCCCGGCACTACGATGGGGCCTCCACCCACACACCCACTCGCCGACCTGACAGCAGCCGCTATCAACTGGAAGGCCAGACGCTCCTCATGGGGAACAAGGGGAACAACATGTCGTTCATCGGCCGTGACATGGCGATCGACCTCGGGACCGCCAACACGCTGGTGTACGTGAGGGGCCGGGGGATCGTCCTGAACGAGCCGTCCGTGGTCGCCATCAACACGAACACCGGCGGCATTCTGGCGGTCGGCTCGGAGGCGAAGAAGATGATCGGGCGCACGCCCGGCAACATCGTCGCCGTACGACCCCTCAAGGACGGCGTCATCGCCGACTTCGAGATCACCGAGCGTATGCTCCGGTACTTCATCCTCAAGATCCACAAGCGCCGCTACCTGGCCCGTCCGCGCGTCGTGGTCTGCGTTCCCTCCGGCATCACCGGAGTCGAGCGCCGTGCCGTCATCGAGGCGTCCACGCAGGCAGGCGCCCGCCAGGTGCACATCATCGAGGAGCCCATGGCCGCCGCCATCGGCTCGGGCCTGCCCGTCCACGAGGCCACCGGCAACATGGTCGTGGACATCGGCGGCGGCACCACCGAGGTCGCCGTCATCTCCCTCGGCGGAATCGTCACGGCACAGTCCATCCGGGTGGCCGGTGACGAGCTCGACAACGCGATCATCCAGCACATCAAGAAGGAGTACTCGCTCCTGCTCGGTGAGCGAACGGCCGAGCAGATCAAGATCACCATCGGGTCGGCGTACGACCTCGACAAGGACGAGCACACCGAGATCCGCGGTCGCGACCTGGTCTCCGGCCTGCCCAAGACGGTCGTCATCTCGGCCGCCGAGGTGCGCAAGGCCATCGAGGAGCCGGTCAACGCCATCGTCGACGCGGTCAAGACCACGCTCGACAAGTGCCCGCCGGAACTCTCCGGCGACATCATGGACCGCGGCATCGTCCTGACCGGCGGCGGCGCCCTGCTGCGGGGCCTGGACGAACGTCTGCGCCGTGAGACCGGCATGCCGATCCACATCGCAGAGGACCCGCTCGACTCCGTCGCACTCGGCTCCGGCAAGTGCGTCGAGGAGTTCGAGGCCCTCCAGCAGGTCCTGGACGCCCAGCCCCGTCGCTGACAACCACCCCTCCCTGCCGGAGGGGCCATGCGGAACACAAGGATCCGCCGTACGGGTGCTACCGGGCCCGTGCGGCGGATCGTTGATATACAGGCAAAAGAGAATTTCGACGAGGAAGGCACGGCCGCCGCACGTGAGGGACACACGAGAAAGCCGGCTGCTCCTGGTGCTTCTGATCGCCATCGCGTTCGCACTGATCACGGTGGACATCAGGGCAGGCGAGGAGTCGCCGGTCGACGGTGCCCGGCAGGCCGCCGCAGCGGTCTTCGGCCCGGTCGAGAAGGGTGTGGCGACCGCGGTCGATCCGGTCGCCCACGCCATAGGGGCGGTACGGGACTCCGGTGAGCGCCACAACCGCATCGCCACG of the Streptomyces sp. NBC_01294 genome contains:
- a CDS encoding DUF4233 domain-containing protein, which gives rise to MRTLCASTLIGEFFVIGFAGLVAMKDPDLTQATVWTVCGITMLLSVLLCGMLSRPGAVQLGWALQIGLIASGFVVPTMFFLGAVFAGLWWCSVHYGRRIDTIKARWAAEQEASGASGTPDAA
- the ndk gene encoding nucleoside-diphosphate kinase: MTQRTLVLLKPDAVRRGLVGEIIGRIERKAGWTIPALELRTLDQETLETHYGEHKGKPFYEPLMGFMASGPVVALVVEGERVIEGVRQLAGPTDPIAAAPGSIRGDFGTVTRENLIHASDSEESAERELKLFFPSL
- a CDS encoding rod shape-determining protein — protein: MSFIGRDMAIDLGTANTLVYVRGRGIVLNEPSVVAINTNTGGILAVGSEAKKMIGRTPGNIVAVRPLKDGVIADFEITERMLRYFILKIHKRRYLARPRVVVCVPSGITGVERRAVIEASTQAGARQVHIIEEPMAAAIGSGLPVHEATGNMVVDIGGGTTEVAVISLGGIVTAQSIRVAGDELDNAIIQHIKKEYSLLLGERTAEQIKITIGSAYDLDKDEHTEIRGRDLVSGLPKTVVISAAEVRKAIEEPVNAIVDAVKTTLDKCPPELSGDIMDRGIVLTGGGALLRGLDERLRRETGMPIHIAEDPLDSVALGSGKCVEEFEALQQVLDAQPRR